One Chlorobaculum limnaeum genomic window carries:
- a CDS encoding YdcF family protein, giving the protein MKAFLKISLLFFLISSALCATLYLGLGLLVSLHSAKPEKADVIVVLGGDDGLRVKKGGDLYKAGYARHILLTGIDSRYYHPDRPNWRERRLIQRGVPRKNIVVDTWSETSWEEAENTSDLMDKNGWKSALVVSDPPHMLRLNKTWKKVFAGSGKRFRLVATEPAWWHPLFWWRNDISYRFVISELQKNIYYLVAYY; this is encoded by the coding sequence ATGAAAGCTTTTCTGAAAATCTCCCTGCTTTTCTTCCTGATCTCAAGCGCCTTGTGCGCCACGCTCTATCTTGGTCTCGGGCTTCTCGTGTCGCTGCATTCGGCAAAACCCGAAAAGGCTGACGTGATCGTGGTTCTGGGTGGTGACGACGGGCTGCGGGTAAAAAAGGGAGGCGATCTCTACAAGGCCGGTTACGCCAGGCACATCCTGCTGACCGGCATCGACAGCCGCTACTACCATCCTGATCGTCCGAACTGGCGTGAACGCAGGCTCATCCAGCGTGGCGTGCCGAGAAAAAACATCGTGGTCGATACCTGGTCGGAAACGAGCTGGGAGGAGGCGGAAAACACCTCGGACCTGATGGATAAAAACGGGTGGAAGAGTGCGCTCGTAGTGAGCGATCCGCCGCACATGCTGCGCCTGAACAAAACCTGGAAAAAGGTGTTTGCGGGCAGCGGCAAGCGTTTCCGGCTGGTAGCGACCGAACCCGCCTGGTGGCACCCCCTCTTCTGGTGGCGCAACGACATCAGCTACCGCTTCGTCATAAGCGAACTCCAGAAGAACATCTACTATCTGGTTGCCTACTACTGA
- a CDS encoding C40 family peptidase, with product MACATVAASLCFNSPALMAADELTDIAPASPSATMMTPVKQSAENIRNLFTNVRQYLGIRYRFGGDTPSGFDCSGFVRFMFNKELDVNLPRSSREMASIGAKVDRSELRPGDLVFFTNGKNRINHVGIFIGNDTFVHSSLSKGITRDTLNESYYSKRFATGVRILDVQDNHLPDDLNNLIEETIDNDAAS from the coding sequence ATGGCCTGCGCAACCGTTGCCGCATCTCTGTGTTTCAACTCTCCGGCTCTGATGGCTGCCGATGAGCTAACCGACATCGCCCCCGCTTCCCCTTCCGCCACAATGATGACGCCGGTCAAACAATCGGCGGAAAACATCAGGAATCTTTTTACCAACGTCAGGCAGTACCTCGGCATCCGTTACCGTTTCGGCGGAGATACCCCTTCGGGTTTCGACTGCTCGGGTTTTGTCCGCTTCATGTTCAACAAGGAGCTTGACGTCAATCTGCCGCGTTCGTCACGTGAAATGGCATCGATAGGAGCAAAGGTTGACCGAAGCGAACTCCGGCCCGGCGATCTTGTCTTCTTCACGAACGGCAAAAACCGCATCAACCACGTAGGCATTTTCATCGGCAACGACACCTTCGTCCACTCCTCGCTCTCCAAAGGCATCACCCGCGACACCCTCAACGAAAGCTACTACAGCAAACGCTTCGCCACCGGAGTGCGAATTCTCGACGTTCAGGACAATCATCTTCCCGACGACCTCAACAACCTCATCGAAGAAACGATCGACAACGACGCCGCCTCCTGA
- a CDS encoding cation:proton antiporter: MESYYQQLLKEFHLPLTNPVLVFSLVLFIILLAPIVFKRFNIPGTVGLILSGVFIGPHSLNLLEKSSAVELFSTIGLLYILFIAGLELDVNDFRKNRYKSVLFGALTFAIPIAIGYPVCRYILNYPLSTSLLTASMFATHTLVAYPIASRMGVAKNQAVAITVGGTILTDTAVLIILALIINYSQGSIDQNFWLHLAISFSFFTLIVFLVLPAIARWFFTRLENEKHAHYIFVLAAVFFSAFLAKLAGIEPIVGAFAAGLALNPLIPNASALMNRIEFIGNSLFIPFFLISVGMLVDLRVIMSTPVSLIIAAVLTVVALTGKWVAALLTRKALGYSKAQGQMIFGLSSSHAAATIAIILVGYQARIIDLNILNGTIILILVTCIVASLMTEAASKKLVLEENGEHTDEIKPGETDEQILLPIAEGKPSERVLELAVMIREKRSPNPLTLLSVVPNDQEAELNVKKARKELAAAVNFAASFDTRLNIVATIDYNICSGIGRTVKESQSDLIIFDWPSRQGFIDRMINDATESIVGCTCKTTMICHLTRPLALHRRVVAICPPLSEKEKGFAQWVRKMSRLSQELGIPLLIHCDRKSRLAITEALKTKLSGSPVLYQTFKNFREWEDMPKQKLQFRADDLIAFVSARRESVSYRPFFDHVPERLEKHVPDISKIMIYPAQFNSSSIEEGYGDVIAPKSFPFGSAVIRKIGEDASEFIKKNQLQIRKKLRKKRQRRQDGLENPEKSPKL; this comes from the coding sequence ATGGAATCCTATTACCAACAGCTTCTCAAGGAGTTCCATCTTCCGTTGACCAACCCCGTGCTGGTCTTTTCGCTCGTGCTGTTCATCATCCTGCTTGCGCCGATCGTCTTCAAACGCTTCAACATTCCCGGCACGGTAGGCCTGATCCTCTCGGGCGTGTTCATCGGCCCGCACAGCCTGAACCTGCTCGAAAAAAGCTCGGCGGTGGAGCTGTTTTCGACCATAGGCCTGCTCTACATCCTCTTCATCGCGGGCCTCGAACTCGATGTAAACGATTTCAGAAAAAACCGGTACAAAAGCGTCCTGTTCGGCGCGCTGACCTTCGCGATCCCCATCGCCATCGGCTATCCGGTCTGCCGCTACATTTTGAACTATCCACTGAGCACGAGCCTTTTGACAGCCAGCATGTTCGCCACGCACACGCTGGTGGCCTACCCGATAGCAAGCCGCATGGGGGTAGCCAAAAACCAGGCCGTGGCAATTACGGTGGGCGGCACGATCCTGACCGATACCGCCGTGCTTATCATTCTGGCGCTCATCATCAACTACAGCCAGGGTAGTATCGACCAGAACTTCTGGTTGCACCTGGCTATTTCGTTTTCATTTTTCACGCTTATTGTCTTTCTCGTTTTGCCCGCCATCGCCCGCTGGTTTTTCACCAGGCTCGAAAACGAGAAACATGCCCATTATATCTTTGTGCTGGCTGCCGTCTTTTTTTCGGCATTCCTTGCAAAGCTTGCCGGAATCGAGCCGATCGTTGGCGCCTTCGCGGCGGGCCTCGCGCTCAATCCGCTCATCCCGAACGCATCGGCGCTGATGAACCGCATCGAGTTCATCGGCAATTCGCTCTTTATTCCCTTTTTCCTCATCAGCGTCGGGATGCTGGTGGACCTGCGCGTGATCATGAGCACTCCGGTATCGCTGATCATCGCGGCCGTGCTGACCGTCGTGGCGCTCACCGGAAAATGGGTCGCCGCCCTGCTCACCCGGAAAGCGCTCGGATACTCAAAGGCGCAGGGCCAGATGATCTTCGGCCTGAGCAGCTCCCACGCCGCCGCCACCATCGCGATCATCCTCGTCGGCTACCAGGCCCGCATCATCGACCTGAACATTCTCAACGGCACCATCATCCTCATCCTCGTGACCTGCATCGTGGCTTCGCTCATGACGGAGGCCGCATCCAAGAAACTGGTGCTTGAAGAAAACGGCGAGCATACCGATGAAATCAAACCCGGTGAAACCGACGAGCAGATTCTGCTGCCCATCGCCGAGGGAAAACCCTCCGAACGGGTGCTGGAGCTGGCGGTGATGATCCGCGAAAAGCGTTCACCCAATCCGCTGACCCTGCTGAGCGTCGTACCCAACGATCAGGAGGCGGAGCTAAACGTAAAAAAAGCGCGGAAAGAGCTGGCCGCAGCAGTCAATTTTGCGGCTTCGTTCGACACCCGCCTGAACATCGTTGCCACCATCGACTACAACATTTGCAGCGGCATCGGCAGAACGGTCAAGGAGTCGCAGTCCGACCTGATCATTTTCGACTGGCCGAGCCGTCAGGGGTTCATCGACCGGATGATCAACGACGCCACGGAGAGCATCGTGGGATGCACCTGCAAAACCACGATGATCTGCCATCTCACGCGCCCGCTCGCCCTGCACCGCAGAGTCGTGGCGATCTGCCCGCCGCTCTCCGAAAAGGAGAAGGGATTCGCGCAGTGGGTGCGTAAAATGAGCCGCCTCTCCCAGGAGCTGGGCATACCCCTGCTGATCCATTGCGACCGTAAAAGCCGTCTGGCGATCACTGAGGCGCTGAAAACGAAGCTTTCCGGCTCGCCAGTTCTGTACCAGACCTTCAAAAACTTCCGCGAATGGGAGGACATGCCGAAACAGAAGCTCCAGTTCAGGGCTGACGACCTTATCGCATTCGTCAGCGCCCGCCGGGAGTCGGTCTCCTACCGCCCCTTTTTCGACCACGTGCCGGAGCGTCTCGAAAAGCATGTTCCCGACATCAGCAAGATCATGATCTATCCGGCGCAATTCAACTCCAGCAGCATCGAAGAGGGGTATGGCGATGTGATCGCCCCGAAATCCTTCCCGTTCGGAAGCGCGGTTATCCGTAAAATCGGTGAGGATGCCTCCGAGTTCATCAAAAAAAATCAGTTACAAATCAGAAAAAAGCTAAGAAAAAAACGACAGCGCCGTCAGGACGGTTTGGAGAATCCGGAAAAGAGTCCTAAACTGTAA
- a CDS encoding SDR family oxidoreductase, whose protein sequence is MKSRSASLGVVITGGTAGLGLAMAREFLRAGDRVVVCSRRDSNLALALQTLEREVPGGEAHGMACDVSDPRQAAEFAAFAAGKLCVIDRWINNAGTAGRMRRPLWELDLTDIDETCRTNLSGSMMLCSEALRVMLRQPDGGAGPRYHIFNMGFTAAGLHSSPTSVPHRASKRAVAIMSELFRQELEAAGKRSVGVHELSPGLALTDLLLRDATPEQKRFFNAMAETPETVAAKLVPMIRAATGRGGTLRYQPVLFMLAKLAASLFGYRKERFFDREGEWRSGGGVLKL, encoded by the coding sequence ATGAAGAGTCGCTCCGCATCTCTTGGCGTGGTCATTACTGGCGGCACTGCCGGACTCGGGCTGGCGATGGCGAGGGAGTTTTTGCGGGCGGGTGATCGCGTGGTGGTCTGCTCGCGCCGCGATTCGAATCTCGCGTTGGCGTTGCAAACGCTCGAAAGAGAGGTGCCGGGAGGGGAGGCGCATGGTATGGCGTGCGATGTTTCTGATCCCCGGCAGGCCGCCGAATTTGCCGCTTTTGCCGCCGGAAAGCTTTGCGTCATCGACCGCTGGATCAACAACGCGGGCACGGCGGGCCGGATGCGCCGCCCGCTCTGGGAACTCGATCTTACGGACATCGACGAGACCTGCCGCACCAATCTCTCCGGCAGCATGATGCTTTGCTCGGAAGCGCTGCGCGTGATGCTCCGCCAGCCCGACGGAGGGGCGGGGCCGCGCTATCATATTTTCAACATGGGATTTACAGCCGCAGGCCTCCACTCGTCGCCCACCTCCGTGCCGCACCGGGCCTCCAAGCGGGCGGTGGCGATCATGAGCGAGCTGTTTCGCCAGGAACTCGAAGCCGCCGGAAAGCGCTCGGTCGGCGTTCACGAGCTGAGTCCAGGCCTGGCGCTCACCGACCTCCTGCTCCGCGATGCCACCCCCGAGCAAAAGCGTTTCTTCAACGCCATGGCCGAAACCCCGGAAACCGTCGCAGCAAAGCTCGTGCCGATGATCCGTGCCGCCACGGGCCGAGGCGGCACGCTACGCTACCAGCCGGTATTGTTTATGCTCGCGAAGCTGGCGGCGTCGCTGTTCGGGTATCGCAAAGAGCGGTTTTTTGACAGGGAGGGAGAGTGGCGTTCGGGTGGGGGAGTGCTGAAGCTTTGA
- a CDS encoding DUF3683 domain-containing protein: MTVNKEPDAARAVPAVKREIPYNYTSASDRQAISFILGEEVVRQIDELRDLRVTGRSARLLMQLFGDILIHGRNPYLFQELIGSERRRNRIFEHARKDIETIQSSANGEPRVMAIVQTLRAKLEKFRAEIERLPEFRRKLKKELAPIVGARNVLFDPFSIVSHATDATDWRLYLPVAVVTPDDEAQVAPLIAAIAKLGLRVIPRGAGTGLTGGAVPLRSDCVIINTERLNRVRGITERTFHLKDGHTVAGSVIEVEAGVITEAAMHHADQHGLVFATDPTSEWACTIGGNIAENAGGKMAVRWGTCIDNLLEWKIAMPGGKLWTVRRTDHQLRKILPEDTVTYEVLDQHGAPLKRISLRGTEIRKQGLWKDITNKALGGVPGLQKEGTDGVITSAVFVLYPKYEEKRTLCLEFFGPDMDEASRVIVELAKAFPYQNVEHETLLALEHFDDEYIRAIDYKVKATRPQTPKAVLLIDIAGHSESEVEAGVERVRTLLGKHPNTLMFVARDQAESVQFWQDRKKLGAIARRTNAFKLNEDIVIPIEQLAVFARFIDDLNVEEERYAQLKYVDRIDAMLRENSNPESLSPFEAKIPAGLGLCDLIRNRLEAADPLLLRSLTLLQEFRTELKQLFRGYPKTLDAIEVAYKHVRDRRIVLATHMHAGDGNVHVNVPVLSNDRPMLDRADHVIDQVMEKVISLGGVVSGEHGIGVTKLKYMEKARIDELTAYRREIDPDGIMNPGKLEDYEALNHIFTPSFNLLELEAHILKRGKLEELSKKVDYCIRCGKCKPDCCVYYPARGMFYHPRNKNLAIGSLIEALLYDAQRERSTDFRLLQWLEEVSDHCTICHKCLKPCPVDIDSGEVSILEREILSARGFKDSPPITRMTLNYLANRSPFYNKMFRNTVLRFGGAAQRAGAKMTAPLQASDAQNVLPPLRLLRSAVPPVPEKTLRDVLPPCDSDQVLVFEPAGKEATSTVFYFPGCGSERLHSTISMAAIHILLETGTRVVLPPPFLCCGFPLNVNAKEEEYASIVLRNTVMFSQIREMFSYFDFDACVISCGTCMEGLEIMDAPKLFGNRIVDVSRYAYEKGMRVDGGATGSLYHAPCHDSLKGKACDLLRDVGGFGKVTDVPHCCSEAGTLALSRPDITDSMLHRKREALKESMHGAETATILTNCPSCVQGLGRNRDMGVEPKHIAVALAEKHSGPDWMERFLVQAAKAQAVLF; the protein is encoded by the coding sequence ATGACTGTCAATAAAGAGCCTGATGCCGCGCGGGCGGTTCCTGCCGTCAAGCGCGAGATACCTTATAACTACACCTCCGCAAGCGACCGGCAGGCGATTTCGTTCATCCTCGGCGAAGAGGTTGTGCGGCAGATTGACGAACTGCGCGACCTCCGCGTGACCGGACGCTCGGCCCGCTTACTCATGCAGCTCTTCGGCGATATTCTCATTCATGGCCGCAATCCCTATCTGTTCCAGGAGCTGATCGGCTCGGAGCGGAGGCGCAACCGGATTTTTGAACACGCCCGCAAGGACATCGAGACAATCCAGTCGTCGGCCAACGGCGAGCCGAGAGTGATGGCGATCGTGCAGACCCTTCGCGCGAAGCTGGAGAAGTTCCGCGCCGAAATCGAGCGGCTGCCGGAGTTCCGGCGCAAGCTCAAAAAGGAGCTGGCCCCCATCGTTGGCGCGAGGAATGTCCTGTTCGACCCCTTTTCGATTGTGTCCCACGCCACCGACGCCACCGACTGGCGTTTGTACCTGCCGGTGGCCGTGGTGACGCCGGACGACGAGGCGCAGGTAGCCCCGCTGATCGCGGCAATCGCAAAACTCGGTCTGCGCGTGATTCCACGCGGCGCGGGCACCGGACTCACCGGCGGCGCGGTGCCGCTGCGCTCGGACTGCGTCATCATCAACACCGAAAGGCTGAACCGTGTGCGCGGCATCACCGAGCGGACGTTTCACCTGAAGGACGGCCACACGGTGGCGGGCAGCGTGATCGAGGTCGAAGCAGGCGTCATTACCGAGGCAGCCATGCACCACGCCGACCAGCACGGCCTGGTCTTCGCCACCGACCCCACCAGCGAGTGGGCCTGCACCATTGGCGGCAACATCGCCGAGAACGCGGGCGGCAAGATGGCCGTGCGCTGGGGCACCTGCATCGACAACCTGCTCGAATGGAAGATCGCCATGCCGGGCGGCAAGCTCTGGACGGTGCGGCGAACCGACCACCAGTTACGCAAGATTCTGCCGGAGGATACCGTGACCTACGAGGTGCTCGACCAGCACGGCGCTCCGCTCAAACGGATCTCGCTGCGCGGCACGGAGATCCGCAAGCAGGGGCTCTGGAAGGACATCACCAACAAGGCGCTCGGCGGCGTCCCCGGCCTCCAGAAGGAGGGCACCGACGGCGTGATCACCTCGGCGGTGTTCGTGCTCTATCCGAAGTACGAAGAGAAGCGCACGCTCTGCCTGGAGTTCTTCGGCCCCGACATGGACGAGGCGAGCCGCGTGATCGTCGAACTCGCGAAGGCGTTTCCGTACCAGAATGTCGAGCACGAAACGCTGCTCGCCCTCGAGCACTTCGACGACGAGTACATCCGCGCCATCGACTACAAGGTAAAGGCCACCCGTCCGCAGACGCCGAAAGCGGTGCTGCTGATCGACATCGCCGGACACTCGGAATCGGAGGTCGAGGCGGGCGTGGAGCGTGTGCGCACACTGCTCGGCAAGCACCCGAACACGCTCATGTTCGTGGCGCGCGACCAGGCGGAGAGCGTTCAGTTCTGGCAGGATCGCAAGAAGCTCGGCGCGATTGCCCGGCGCACCAACGCCTTCAAGCTGAACGAGGATATCGTCATCCCCATCGAGCAGCTCGCCGTCTTCGCCCGCTTCATCGACGACCTGAATGTCGAGGAGGAGCGGTACGCGCAACTCAAGTACGTTGACCGGATCGACGCGATGCTGCGCGAGAACAGCAATCCCGAAAGCCTCTCGCCCTTCGAGGCGAAGATTCCTGCGGGCCTCGGCCTCTGCGACCTGATACGCAACCGTCTCGAAGCCGCCGATCCGCTGCTGTTGCGCTCGCTGACGCTTTTGCAGGAGTTCCGCACCGAGCTGAAGCAGCTCTTCCGGGGCTATCCGAAAACGCTCGACGCCATCGAGGTGGCCTACAAGCACGTGCGCGACCGGCGCATCGTGCTGGCCACGCACATGCACGCCGGCGACGGCAACGTGCACGTGAACGTGCCGGTGCTCTCGAACGACCGCCCGATGCTCGACCGGGCCGATCACGTCATCGACCAGGTGATGGAGAAGGTAATTTCGCTCGGCGGCGTCGTTTCCGGCGAACACGGCATTGGCGTGACAAAGCTGAAGTACATGGAGAAGGCGCGTATCGACGAACTGACCGCCTATCGCCGCGAGATCGACCCGGACGGCATCATGAACCCCGGCAAGCTGGAGGATTACGAGGCGCTGAACCACATCTTCACCCCGTCGTTCAACCTGCTGGAGCTGGAGGCGCACATTCTCAAGCGCGGCAAGCTCGAAGAGTTGTCGAAAAAGGTGGACTACTGCATCCGCTGCGGCAAGTGCAAGCCGGACTGCTGCGTTTACTACCCGGCGCGCGGCATGTTCTACCATCCGCGCAACAAGAACCTCGCCATCGGTTCGCTTATCGAGGCGCTGCTCTACGACGCCCAGCGCGAACGCTCGACCGATTTCAGGCTCTTGCAGTGGCTGGAGGAGGTCTCGGATCACTGCACCATCTGCCACAAGTGCCTCAAGCCCTGCCCGGTGGACATCGATTCGGGCGAGGTGTCGATTCTCGAACGGGAGATTCTCTCGGCGCGCGGCTTCAAGGACTCGCCGCCCATCACCAGGATGACGCTGAACTACCTGGCAAACCGCTCGCCGTTCTACAACAAGATGTTCCGCAACACGGTGCTGAGGTTTGGCGGCGCGGCCCAGCGGGCTGGCGCGAAAATGACCGCGCCGTTGCAGGCATCCGATGCGCAGAATGTGCTTCCGCCGCTGCGGCTCTTGCGCTCGGCGGTGCCGCCGGTGCCGGAAAAGACGCTGCGCGACGTGCTGCCGCCCTGCGACAGCGATCAGGTGCTGGTGTTCGAACCGGCGGGCAAGGAGGCGACCTCCACGGTCTTCTACTTCCCCGGCTGCGGCTCGGAGCGACTGCACTCGACCATCTCGATGGCCGCGATCCACATTCTGCTCGAAACCGGCACGCGCGTGGTGCTGCCGCCTCCCTTCCTCTGCTGCGGCTTTCCGCTGAACGTCAACGCCAAAGAGGAGGAGTACGCCTCGATCGTGCTGCGCAACACGGTGATGTTCAGCCAGATTCGCGAGATGTTCTCCTATTTCGATTTCGACGCCTGCGTGATCTCCTGCGGCACCTGCATGGAGGGACTCGAAATCATGGATGCGCCGAAGCTCTTCGGCAACCGGATCGTCGATGTGTCGCGCTACGCTTACGAAAAAGGGATGCGGGTTGACGGTGGCGCGACCGGAAGCCTCTACCACGCCCCCTGCCACGACTCGCTGAAGGGCAAGGCCTGCGACCTGTTGCGCGACGTCGGCGGCTTCGGCAAGGTGACCGACGTGCCGCACTGCTGCTCGGAGGCGGGCACGCTGGCGCTCTCGCGGCCCGACATCACCGACTCGATGCTGCACCGCAAGCGCGAAGCGCTGAAGGAGTCGATGCACGGCGCAGAGACGGCGACGATCCTCACCAACTGCCCGTCATGCGTACAGGGCCTCGGGCGCAACCGCGACATGGGCGTCGAGCCAAAGCACATCGCCGTGGCGCTGGCCGAAAAGCACTCCGGCCCCGACTGGATGGAACGCTTCCTCGTCCAGGCGGCAAAAGCTCAGGCGGTGCTGTTTTAA
- a CDS encoding BPTD_3080 family restriction endonuclease, which produces MDNPFFDHPILNSPYDYPVRHWELDSTGQPTQRVIETRRRADFITPIPKPKKRRAEEEQQEIVFDEGSGLSTETQQYDPTSMINAVRVEVDKWRQLPHPSSWQVTPETARLLRHWRHHDFSGIRPFFCQLEAVETAIWLTEVAPHAGKTGKRFLDHLESAKENANPEILRLALKLATGAGKTTVMAMLIAWQAVNAARHPQGRKFTRGFLIVTPGLTIRDRLRVLLPNDSESYYKHRELVPSDMIGDIERAKIVITNYHAFRLRERLDLSKGNRALLQGRGAPLQTLETEGQMVQRVMGELMGLKNIMVINDEAHHCYREKPDNAEVSGLKGDERKEAEENNEAARVWISGIETVKRKLGVNWVIDLSATPFFLSGSGYAEGTLFPWTMSDFSLMDAIECGIVKLPRVPVADNIPGGDMPKFRELWKHIGKKMPKKSRSKSNAYDPLNIPVELQTALEALYGHYSKIFDEWWKEKISVPPCFIIVCNNTSTSKLVYDYVSGFRREREDGSAEFHNGRLELFRNFDADGTPLPQPRTLLIDSKQLESGEALDRNFRDVAGPEIEQFRREIIERTGDRRQAENLTDQELLREVMNTVGKAGRLGQSIRCVVSVSMLTEGWDASTVTHVLGVRAFGTQLLCEQVIGRALRRQSYELNEEGLFDTEYADVLGIPFDFTAKPAVIKPTPPRETVHVRAVRPERDHLEITFPNLSGYRVELPEDKLSAAFNDESVLELTPDLVGPSITRNSGIIGEAIDLSLDHLDSIRRSTLLFHLTQRLLFTKWRDPNEAPKLHLFGQLKRITKEWLDACLVCKGGTYPAQLMYQELADMACNRITAAITRAEFGKRPVKAMLDPYNPSGSTMYVSFNTSKRSRWETDARKCHINWVVLDSDWEGEFCRVAESHPKVNAYVKNHNLGLEVPYRYGSEMRRYLPDFIVLVDDGHGSDDLLHLVVEVKGYRREDAKEKRSTMETYWIPAVNNLGTFGRWAFAELTQPYTFEIDMAKQIEEAFGVMLEEVRK; this is translated from the coding sequence ATGGATAATCCCTTTTTCGATCACCCGATTCTGAACTCGCCTTACGACTATCCAGTTCGTCACTGGGAGCTCGATTCGACCGGCCAGCCGACGCAGCGCGTCATTGAAACCCGACGCCGGGCCGATTTCATCACGCCGATTCCGAAGCCAAAGAAGCGCCGGGCTGAAGAGGAGCAGCAGGAGATTGTGTTCGACGAGGGGAGCGGTTTGTCAACCGAAACGCAGCAGTACGATCCAACCTCGATGATCAACGCGGTTCGCGTCGAGGTCGATAAGTGGCGTCAGTTGCCCCATCCCTCAAGCTGGCAGGTGACGCCCGAAACCGCCCGGTTGCTCAGGCACTGGCGGCATCACGACTTCAGCGGCATCCGCCCCTTCTTCTGCCAGCTCGAAGCGGTTGAAACCGCGATCTGGCTGACCGAGGTTGCGCCTCATGCGGGCAAAACCGGCAAACGCTTCCTCGACCATCTCGAAAGCGCCAAAGAGAACGCCAATCCCGAAATCCTTCGGCTGGCGCTCAAGCTCGCCACCGGCGCGGGCAAAACCACCGTGATGGCCATGCTCATCGCCTGGCAGGCGGTCAACGCCGCTCGCCATCCTCAGGGCCGCAAGTTCACCCGAGGCTTTCTCATCGTCACCCCAGGCCTGACCATCCGTGACCGCCTGCGCGTGCTCCTGCCGAACGACTCCGAAAGCTACTACAAGCATCGCGAGCTGGTGCCGAGCGACATGATCGGCGACATCGAACGCGCAAAGATCGTCATCACCAACTACCACGCTTTCCGGCTCCGCGAGCGGCTCGACCTCTCGAAAGGCAACCGCGCACTGCTGCAAGGGCGCGGCGCTCCGTTGCAGACGCTCGAAACCGAGGGGCAGATGGTGCAGCGCGTCATGGGCGAGCTGATGGGGCTGAAAAACATCATGGTCATCAACGACGAGGCGCACCACTGCTACCGCGAAAAGCCGGATAACGCCGAGGTGAGCGGTCTAAAGGGGGACGAGCGGAAAGAGGCCGAAGAGAACAACGAGGCTGCTCGCGTCTGGATCAGCGGTATCGAAACGGTTAAGCGCAAGCTTGGCGTGAACTGGGTGATCGATCTGTCGGCGACGCCGTTTTTTCTGAGTGGTTCCGGTTATGCCGAGGGTACGCTTTTTCCGTGGACGATGAGCGACTTCTCGCTGATGGACGCCATCGAGTGCGGCATCGTCAAGCTGCCGCGCGTGCCCGTTGCCGACAACATTCCCGGCGGCGACATGCCGAAGTTCCGCGAACTCTGGAAACATATCGGCAAGAAAATGCCGAAGAAGAGCCGCAGCAAGTCCAACGCCTACGATCCGCTCAACATTCCGGTCGAGTTGCAGACCGCCCTCGAAGCGCTTTACGGTCATTACAGCAAAATCTTCGACGAGTGGTGGAAGGAGAAGATCAGCGTACCGCCCTGCTTCATCATCGTTTGCAACAACACCTCGACCTCCAAGCTGGTCTATGATTACGTCTCCGGCTTCCGGCGCGAGCGCGAGGATGGTTCGGCGGAGTTCCATAACGGCAGGCTCGAACTTTTCCGGAACTTCGACGCCGACGGCACGCCGTTGCCGCAGCCGCGTACGCTGCTCATCGACAGCAAGCAGCTCGAGTCGGGCGAGGCGCTCGACAGGAACTTCCGTGACGTGGCCGGGCCGGAGATCGAGCAGTTCCGTCGCGAAATCATCGAGCGCACCGGCGACCGCCGCCAGGCCGAGAATCTCACCGATCAGGAGCTTCTGCGCGAGGTGATGAACACCGTCGGCAAGGCGGGGCGCCTCGGCCAGTCGATCCGCTGCGTGGTGTCGGTCTCGATGCTCACCGAGGGGTGGGACGCCAGCACCGTTACCCACGTGCTCGGTGTGCGGGCCTTCGGTACGCAGCTTCTCTGCGAGCAGGTCATCGGACGCGCTCTGCGCCGTCAATCCTACGAGTTGAACGAAGAGGGGCTGTTCGATACCGAATACGCCGACGTGCTCGGCATTCCGTTTGACTTCACCGCCAAACCGGCAGTCATCAAGCCGACGCCGCCCCGCGAAACCGTGCATGTCCGGGCGGTGCGCCCGGAGCGCGACCATCTCGAAATCACCTTCCCGAACCTCTCCGGCTACCGGGTCGAACTGCCGGAAGACAAACTTTCCGCCGCGTTCAACGACGAGTCAGTGCTCGAACTGACGCCCGACCTTGTCGGCCCGTCGATCACGCGGAACTCCGGCATCATTGGCGAAGCGATCGATCTCAGCCTCGACCATCTCGACAGCATCCGCCGCTCGACGCTGCTGTTCCATCTGACCCAGCGTTTGCTCTTCACCAAGTGGCGCGATCCGAACGAAGCGCCGAAGCTGCACCTCTTCGGCCAGCTCAAGCGCATCACGAAGGAGTGGCTCGACGCCTGCCTCGTCTGCAAAGGCGGAACCTATCCCGCGCAGCTCATGTATCAGGAGCTTGCCGACATGGCCTGCAACCGCATCACCGCCGCCATCACGCGGGCCGAATTCGGCAAGCGCCCCGTCAAGGCGATGCTCGACCCGTACAATCCGTCAGGCTCGACCATGTACGTCAGCTTCAATACCTCGAAGCGCAGCCGCTGGGAGACCGACGCCCGCAAGTGTCACATCAACTGGGTAGTTCTCGACAGCGATTGGGAAGGGGAGTTCTGCCGGGTGGCTGAATCGCATCCAAAGGTGAACGCCTACGTCAAGAACCACAACCTCGGCCTCGAAGTGCCGTACCGTTACGGCTCAGAAATGCGCCGCTACCTGCCGGATTTCATCGTGCTTGTCGATGACGGTCACGGCAGTGATGACCTGTTGCATCTGGTCGTTGAAGTCAAGGGCTATCGCCGCGAGGACGCCAAGGAGAAAAGATCGACGATGGAGACCTACTGGATTCCCGCCGTCAACAATCTCGGCACGTTCGGGCGCTGGGCCTTCGCCGAGCTTACCCAGCCCTACACCTTCGAGATCGACATGGCAAAGCAGATCGAAGAGGCGTTCGGGGTGATGCTGGAAGAGGTCAGGAAATAA